Below is a genomic region from Deltaproteobacteria bacterium.
CCCGAAATATATGTCACCCGCGGTGTGCAGCTGGCTGAGGAAGCCCCGCACCACCTCGACGTGAGTGCAATCGGTGGTGCGGACGAAGGCATCGTGGGTGAAGCCGCACGCGGCCCAGGTGTCGCGGAAGATGCGGCTGACCCGATCGGCATGCTGGCGCGGCGGCAGTCCGGCGGCGGCGGCGGCGTTGGCGATCTTGTCACCGTGTTCGTCGGTGCCGGTGATGAAGTAGGTCTCCTCCCCGCGGCGGCGGTGGGAGCGTGCCAGCACGTCGGCGATCAGGGTGGTGTAAGTGTGGCCGAGGTGGGGCTCGGCATTGATGTAGTAGATCGGCGTGGTGACGTAAAAGCGGCTCATTGGGAATCGGGCTGCGCGAAATTACGGCTGCGCTTTGCGTTCGACCAGCTCTTCGAGGCTGGCTTCGGTTTCACTGCCGTCTTGGTGGCGGATCTTCACCGTCTGCTTGAGCACATCTTGGTGAGTGACGACGCCGTCACCCTTGACGCAGGCCACCGCCGAGCCGATGGCCGGCAGGCGCCGCCCCAGCTCACGGTAGGTCAGGTACTCGAAGCGCAGGCAGCACTTGAGGCGGCCGCACATGCCGGCGAGCTTGGTGGGGTTGAGCGACAGGCCCTGATCCTTGGCCATCTTGACCGATATCGCTTCGAACTCCGTCAGCCAGCTGGCGCAGCACAGCTCGCGGCCGCAGGCGGCGATACCGCCGATGAATCGGGTTTCGTCGCGCGCGCCGATCTGCTTCATTTCAATGCGGGTGTGCAGCGTGTGCGCCAGGTCACGCACCAGATCACGGAAATCGACGCGCCCTTCGGCGCAGAAGTAGAAACTGATCTTGCCGCCGTCGAAGCTGCACTCGACGCTGATCAGCTTCATCGCCAGGCCGCGTTCGCGAATGCGGTGCAGGGCGATGCGCTGCGCCTCGCGCTGGCGGCGCAGGTTGGCGTCCTCGCGGGCGAGGTCGCGGCCGTCGGCTTTCTTGATCACCCGGCCGAGTTTGGCCCCGGCCTCGACCGGCCGCAGCAGATCGCTGCGCACCACCGTACCCAGGGCCGAGCCCCGTTCGGTTTCGACGACGACCTGATCGCCGGGCTGCAGCTCGAGTGCGCCGCAGCTGTAAGGGCGCACGCCGCCGCCGCTCTCGCAGCGCACGCCGACCAGCCGGGGCGAGTTAGCCACGCTCGCGGTTTCGTCGCTCATAGCTCGCTCCGCAGCCGCAGGAACAGCGCCTCCAAGAGCAGCTGCCGGTTGGGGTTGCTGCGCC
It encodes:
- a CDS encoding stage 0 sporulation protein; its protein translation is MSDETASVANSPRLVGVRCESGGGVRPYSCGALELQPGDQVVVETERGSALGTVVRSDLLRPVEAGAKLGRVIKKADGRDLAREDANLRRQREAQRIALHRIRERGLAMKLISVECSFDGGKISFYFCAEGRVDFRDLVRDLAHTLHTRIEMKQIGARDETRFIGGIAACGRELCCASWLTEFEAISVKMAKDQGLSLNPTKLAGMCGRLKCCLRFEYLTYRELGRRLPAIGSAVACVKGDGVVTHQDVLKQTVKIRHQDGSETEASLEELVERKAQP